The sequence AtgtatttgaataaaaaaaaaaaaattctatttttttattgagttacattttaaagttttaaaatgtcatttcaatagaataatttttctatcatTTTAGCAGAATGACcatttcattttaaaatagatgGAATGATCAATTCCAATGCaagaagaaaaaattttaataatttttttattaattttttaggcattttaagttttatttaatgatattcctattctcattctcattttcattcatatttttatgtttaattttagtgtCATTTGCTCGTTTATTTTTGTTCACGTCTGGGAGTGCTATTTGCTTGCTTATTTTTGTCGGATTCAAGTGTCTTTGGACCATGAATCTCGTGCGGCTGTTTTTCTATCTGGATAAGTGTATATCAAAAGCCTGCTAGGGATATGATTATAATACCATGACAAGAATTATGAgattccatctcaaaactaattgataATAAATGGAGTAACACGATCACGTTCTTATATAAGGATCAATATTTTCACATTTAATCAATATAGGACGATATTTTCAAATaagtataatatattaaaattaaaagaaaaattaggtGAGGAAATTTACATTTTCTgttcttaaaattaaaaaagaattccATACTcatgattcaaaaaaaaaaaaaaaccatgcaTTTAATCATGGAAGTACGTAGATCGACATTTTTCACTTATAGATAGGGTGAAGAAACACAATTTCTACTTTAGCTTATTTTGCAGATCGAGTTTAAAtactttgagagagaaaaatccAAACTTTCACCCCTGGTGAATGTCCAATCCTTTTGACGACTGCCTTAGTCTTCTTCTTCGAGATTGAGCGAGAGAAAAAATAAGAGCATTACCACCAGACTTGACAATGAACCTTCTAGATTTATTGAGGCCACTAAATATTCAAGTAGAGATCAATAAAAAACGTGTGTGGGCGTACGAATTTCAGGCTAAACTTTATCGCAGTGTCAGAGATCTTGCTATGGTTGCACTGCCACAAATCTTGCCACCCCCACAACTTCCTTCTTCCTCGAGCAAGTATTCTTTCCCCCTTTAAACTGCTGATTTCTTTTGCATTGAAATGCGTATTAAGATCCTTGGCAGGATATACATCCTCTCTGTTGAGGGTTTAGGTGATTATTTGCATGTGGATTTATCTTGGTATGAATGTCGCCAATAGTCAAGAGTATGATCTATGAATTTCGCTCATAATTCATCGTCTGCACTGAGTGAGTTCAAGGCACCTTTGAACAATCTTAATCTTCATTTTCTTCTATCTGGGGATCTTATGGTCCTAGTTTGGGAATCTTCAAGTCACTCTTGAGTTCTCGATCTTATCGTCCTGGGGAAAAGTTCTGTGAGGGCTTTGCTTCTGGATGACGGGTCTAGTGGAGACCACTCCAAGCAATTTTAGAGGAGGACTCTCCCGTACCCCTGATATTcctattagtattattattattttttttttgctttatttCCAGCCATACCATCATGTCAGATGTCTTCGATCTTGAAGTAGTGGAGCTGATGGATGAGCCATTCGAGAACGTAACCCAGGTTATGATTCCAAGTGGGGAGCAAATAATCCAGGAGGTCGTCATAGACAATTATTCTCAGGACCAAATCCTCAACAAGTTTTGAAACTACGAGGTATTAAAGAATTACATCCGCGCGTGGAAGACCCTGCTAGCAGGGTGCTGGGCGCGCATCCTCGTGTCCTAACGTGCGTGTGACCGAGGCTTTAGACAAGATTTTGTCAAAGCCACACGCGCGTACCCTCTAGCTTGTTCGAGTTCCAAGTGCGAGCGAGCACGATGCTCGACACCACTTGGACCCAAAACTTCAAACGTTGATATCTCTTTCATTTTTTatcggaattgagttccgtaaaacaaaaattacttaatttttcacaaggaatccaaataaattattttcagaacgaaaatataattatttttatggaaaaaTGTCGTAATTCAAATACAATCATCTAATCACACATAAACCAatatgaacacatccaaataaTCAAATTCATCATTTTGAAACCATATTTCataaaagtaaatcattaccctGGTTTTGAGGCTAgttgttgaaatttattttacgaAGATCTAGATAAACTAGcatgtatgttgaattaacatcataaatatgaattctctaatacgttgaaattaaacacataagagtttagaaaactttacagtgatggcagcagaataatatgactccttccgctcagaacTCTTaaccttgttcctttctgttgcagagtagtACTAAGATCTGAGCCTAGATCTCCTTcactccttcgggtttggttaccaccatcttccacactatgattgagtaattgacttgctatgtgtgagcatggtactctatcactatggcTCGATTGATGAAGAACTATGAATGAGGGTTGAAATCACTATAGAAGGTGTCTCATCATCTACTAGTTATCAGAGAATGAAACTAGGTTTGGTTTGGTTGAATTAGGtgttggatgagatgagagcatcatattcattttatagtatttcaactagggtttaggatttaataatatggattaaaaaagaataaaataatgggcAAAATTCAACTCTATTGGCCGGCCACACTTGTGGGCTTCACTagtttgccactttatttcaaccacttatccttctttcaataataGCATATATTTTCCAAtctcaatcctataaatgtcaaaactatttatttaatgattataattaattatcaaataaattgccatttatattatttattaattagaccatacaaaatctcttaattaataaataaaccctaaaacctcttttcttcacaattaaacccttgtttaatgaaaattcatgaataagacatagtctaattttaggattataattgattaattaaacccaattaactgagtctccaagcagtattatctcaactagtgtggggaccatgggcctatataatcaagcttccaataagtagaactagaatttacaaagtaaatttcctaacttattaatttctccttgcGCCATTataaatttggaattgcactcttaattatatagaacactctatatgtaccaagatatagatacgttatgattatccattgttacaatcaaaatagtcaaagatcctcaataggtgatctacatcgaatagggacaaatttattgttctaccctttaatgtattttatcattaaaacacttagctacctataattgatatttcagtaaactaatataattactaaaatgagatcttaatcatttatctctattaagccaacaCTACAAGAAAAGGTGTTTTTGCCGGCGCATTTCGTGACATGCGTCGGTAAAAGTTGTCGAGACTACCAAAATTGTGGAATTCCAAATTTATTTTGGGTTTACTTTTGCCAGCGCATTTGTGCGCCGGTAAAACATAGCAATGCCGGCGTAGTGAAGttaaatgcgccggtaaaacgtAACACCATTAGGCGCGAGAATTCGCCGCCTTTGATTTCATTTTTGGGACGCTTTTCttcttttaccggcgcatatatgcgccggcaaaaggCTGAAAAAAGTTGGAGGGAAAATTCCCGCGTGGGTTTTATTTGGTAGGTGGGgacacttttaccggcgcaattatgcgccggcaaaagtgttAGTGAAACGCGCGTTTCACTCGTaggtcaaaataatttttttaaacacttttaccggcgcaattggatgcgccggtaaaagtagtCATATGTATCAGGAAGCACGAAGCCCCCTTTCTTCCCCACTTTCATTTTCAGCAAAAAACAGCCGCCCCTCTCTCAATCTCTctggttctctctctctctctctctctctctctcgttctctCTCATTTCCCTCTCAATCTCTCTAAATTTATCTCAAAATCTCTCTTTCCCACTCAATCTCTCTTTGTTCATctattttttccccaaaaaaaaAGTCCGACCACCACTCCGTCCTCACCACCGCCGGCTGCACCATCGCACCGCCGCCGTCCACACCACCGCACCCCCCAAACGCCGACTGAaaggtatttttttaattttaatgtattgtttaaaaatttaaatttttatatatgtgtatgtgtattatGGTATATATGCATGCATATggatgtgtatgtatgtatatatgtgtatgtgagtgtatatacgtatatgtgtgtatgtgtatgtaggtatatatgtgtgtatgtgtatgtatgtatgtatatatgtatgaataaATGTATGTaaaatgtatgtgtatatatgtgtatatgtgtatatgtgtatatatgtatatatgtgtatatgtgtatatgtatgtatatatgaatgtgtgtatgtatgtaaatatgtatgtatatatgtatgtgaatatatatatatatgtatatatgtgtgtatgtgtgtgtataaGTGTATGCGAGTGTATGTGAGTGTATGTGGTTGTGGTTGTATATGTTGATATGTATTtaggtattaaatttttaatttgattttaattttttatggaaTTAGGTCCGTGTTCAACCGCTCGGGATTACCGCAAGCTGCCACAAGTTGTTATTTTTGCACTCGATTCAGGTATATTTTTTTGCTTTCGCTTAGTACGTAGTAGTTTTTGATAttagtttatatgtatatgcatgttagtgaagtaggttctgtgataaaATTGACTGTTGTTGGATGGGtggattatttttttgtttatatattgtcttgaaatatttgtttgtgttgtttataggttttgaaaattttgggtttacaatttttaagccgttatgctgccgaaattttagtAGGTAAaatgtgaaattaattaattgtttaaaaaaaaaattaagaataacttaataaattaattgttgataaaataaaataaataaagtaaaacataaaattgaaattggaacatgtaatttaaaaatttagtgaagtaattttattttaaaaaaaaaatcaatttaaataataaataattagaaaaatatttaattaaaaaaaatattaaaaaatgtaatatataagttaaaatgtaataaagtggtattaaatgtttttaaaaagttagtaattttaatgtaaataataaatgattaaaaaataataaaagtgaaaaataatgtaatatataatttactatatattaaaatttttaaaaagttagtaattttaatttaaataataaatgataaaaaaataataaaaataaaaatatgtaatatataaattagtatatattataatctataataggtaatcaatttattttttattttaaaaattttttaatctttaatttaaatgaataaatgtgaaaattataaattactacttattgtttaattttaaaaagtaagtaagtgatattattaactttaaaaaggttgtaatttttaagtttaaaaaataaaatagaaaattataaatgaatatttattgttAAATTGAAAATGTAAGCAAATGATATTTTGAAGATTAAAAAGTTTGTaatttgtaatttaaataaataaaataaaaaattatgaattaacttttattataaaaattaaaatttaatcaagtgatatttttaaaattttaaaacttttatacttataatctaaaaataaaataaaataaaattttaaagtaattatatttagaatttaatcAAGTTATCATAAAGTAAGTGTAATTATAAAGTAAGTACAAATGAGCATAAGAtattaaaatagcataaaattaaatttttttttatcttttcttcatctctttggttatacaccaaagataggatagaacaattgtatttgtattatcacatagtgataatttaatttttttttcaattttacacaTGCACGAAATACCTTAGACCCGTTTGGAGAGGCTGAGTCAGTAAGGACCCTTAAATACGCTTCTCCAAATTATCCAGGACTGTTTGTCCGCATGGATAGTTTGGGCTTGTTTTATACTTATAGTATGATCTAttgcttatttgattatttcattagTAGATATTTTGGTACAACGTCTTCTTACACGTTCTTGTAAGTCGGCAAACTTAATTACTACAAGTTTGCTAACTTATAAGAACTCTGGGGAAATCTTcttagaaatttttacaaaaataaaataatcttaaGAGCGTAGATTGCACTATATGTATATTACAAACCTGAATGGGATAGGTTCTTTACCCTTTTAGTAATGGAGTGAGAAGGTGGATTAGGACACTTGcacatttttttgtttgtttttaaattgtttttgttAAATACTTCGTAGTGGAAGATGCCTGCCAACCGAAGTTGGATGAAGGCACACCGGTGCTCTGCATAGTTTCGAAGTGGCGTTGACGAGTTCGTTGCGGTAGCAACGAACCACGTGAACGCTGATGGATTAGCTCGATGCCCATGCATGCGGTGTTTGAATGTGAATTTCCACACACCTGCAACTATAAGGGTTCATTTATTTCTCAGCGGGATCCAACCTTCGTACAACCCCTGGTATTTCCACGGGGAGACTTTCTCTCAGCCCGCAGTTGAACTTCCTGAAAATGACGAAGAGGAAATGGCAGATGTGTTGGCGGACATGTTAAGAGGGGACCCTGGGTTTGACGAATCTGCTAACACTAATGATTCTTTCAATGAACCCCTATCAACGACAACAAAAAGTTCGATGACTTGTTTAAGGAGATGGAGGCTGAGTTATATCCAGGTTGCAAAAAATCAGCCCTTAATGCACTGGTAAAGCTTATGCACTGCAAGGTTTTGAATAGGTGGAGCAACCACTCTTTCGATATGTTGCTGTCCATCTTGATTGATCTATTTCCAgaggggacaaaattaccgaAGTCGCATTATGAGTCGAAGATGCGATTGCgcaatctaggtttgggttacgACTCAATAGATGTGTGCAAGTATAATTGTGCTATTTTCTGGAAGGAGAATGAGAAGAAGGAGTTTTGCCCTGTATGTGGCGAATCACGATGGGTGAAAAGTTAGGGTAAGGGGAAAAAAGTTCCTCACAAAGTTATGCGTTACTTCCCACTCACACCTAGGCTGAAACGATTATATTGCTCAAGACACACTGCGGAGGATATGCGGTGGCATTACTCGCAGAGACCAAAAGAAGACGGTGTGCTTAGGCATCCTGCGGATGCTGAAGAATGGAAGCAGTTTGACCGCCTTCATCCGTCTTTTGATGTTGAACCTAGTAATGTCAGACTGGGATTGGCGACTGacggttttaatccatttggcaacatgagcaACTCTTACAGCCTGTGGCCAGTTATTTGTGTCCCATATAATTTGCCACCGTGGAAGTGTATGAGTTCTGAATCGTTGTTGTTGACCTTATTAATTCCAGGTCCATCATCTCTTGGGAAAGACATAGATGTATTCATGAGACCGTTAATTGATGAACTGAAACAGTTGTGGGAGACGGGTGTTGAAACCCGAGATGCCTACAACGGAACTGTGTTTTCAATGCGTGCGGCAGTGTTGTGGACAATAAATGACTTTCCTGCTTATGCTCTAATGTCTGGTTGGAGCACAAAAGGGTATATGGCGTGTCCCACTTGCAATGAACATACTCCTTCCATTGGCCTAAATAGTAAGATTGGATATGTTGGCCACAGACGCTTTCTCGAAATGAGTGATCCGAGAAGGAGAAGCAAAAAGTACAATGGTAAGCCTGAGAAGAGAGCACCACCTCCTGTATTGACGGGGGATGATATTTTATCTCAATTAGACCGAATTCCATTGACTTTGCCTGGAAAACACAAACAGTTCGGGGGTGTGAAACGGAAGCGTTCTAGTGAAGAGCTCAATTGgtctaaaaaaagtattttttttgagCTTGAGTACTGGAAGTCAAAGTCCTTACGACATAATCTTGATGTAATGCACATTGAGAAAAATGTGTGTGACAGCTTAGTAGGTACTCTTCTAAGTATCGACGGGAAGTCAAAGGATACCGACAAGGCGAGAATGGATTTGCAAGACTTGCAAATACGACGAGAGTTGTGGTTGTATGAAGACCGGAATGGGAAGTGGAAGAAGCCTCCAGCTAGTTACACACTTAGTGTTCAAGAACAGATTGAATTTGCAGACTTCATAAAGTCTGTACGATTTCCGGGCGGTTTTGCAGCAAACTTAGACAAAAATGTAAATTTGGATACGGGCAAGATTTCCGGGCTcaaatcacatgattgtcatgtGTTGTTACAACGTTTACTACCGGCAGGTATCCGTAAGTTCTTGAAAAAAGAAATCCGGGACACAATCATTGAGCTGTGTGTGTATTTCAAACAATTATGCTCAAGAACACTTCATGTTTCGGATTTAGAAAAAATGCAAACAAATATTCTAACTATTTTGTGCAAGTTAGAAACAATTTTTCCACCGACCTTCTTCGACATAATGGTTCACGTAGTTATGCATCTCCCTAAAGAAGCTATACTAGGTGGACCAGTGCAGTACAGGTGGATGTATCCCATTGAGCGCTCAATGTCTGTGTACAAGCAATATGTCAGGAATCGTGCCCGTCCGGAAGGCTCTATTGCTGAATCTTTTGTGGTTAATGAGGCATTAACCTTTTGCTCAATGTACTTTCGAGAAGTGGAAACTCGATTCAACCGTCCTGACCGGAACAATGACATTGTCCAAAACATGCCAACTCGATAATTTTCTGTATTCAAGCATGTTGGCCGACCCCTCGGTATGAGGACAGTTGACACCTTACCCATGCAAAGCAAGCGTAAGGCGGAGTGGTACATTTTGAACAATTGCACAGAGGTTGAACCGTATATCAAGTAAGTATAAATTCCATAAACACAAACACACAATAGTCGACTTCATCTAAAAAATTCTTAACTTACTAAGtgcattatattatatagtgaGCACAAGGAGTTGCTTCAAGCAAGGGGTGTAGGCAATATTGAGACAGTGCAAGAGACTGAGTTCCCTGAATGGTTCaaaactcaagtaagccttgttGCCTCTCAATACTCTTAATCTTGTTCTCaataactgttcaacttttcttaatttaatatttttcctgATATGTAGATTAATGAACTACGGTTGAGCAACCAGGGTGCAGTGTCAGATGAGTTGTATGCTATCGCTAACCCAGCGAAtacaacaatttatttttatccagGGTGCATAGTGAACGGTATTAAATTTTTGGTCAAGGAAAGGGATGATAACCGCAAAACACAAAATAGCGGTGTCATGGTCCCCGGTGAAGATGGACAAAATTTTTACGGCAcacttgaaaaaattatggagTTCACTTATTTGAAAGATTGAAgtgttctcttatttttttgtaagtggTTTGACACTAATGGGAGTAGAATGGATAGTGACGGTGTTATTACTAGCATCTGCGTCAACCGACAGTGGTACCAAAATGAACCGTTCATACTTGCATCTCAAGCAAAATTGATCTACTACATTCCTGATTTAAAGAACGGTAAAGACTGGCTGATTGTAAATGAGTACATACCGCGCAATGTTTGGGACTTCCCGGACACGGATGGGGAGACACCCTTTGTACAGGAAAACAATTCAGCTGAAACCGAGTTCGTTGTTCAACTTCCACAGTTGGATGATGTTGACTATGTTCACCATGATGTCGACCCAACTGAAGTTGCAAACATCCATCGTGTGAATTCACAGCCTCAACAATTAGATGATTTCATTGTCGATGATGACAACGAGGGTCTAAATACCGAAGAAGACAACTCCTTAGAATTAGAGAGTGACAGTGATGATAATGCTGTATATGTAactgatgatgaggatgatgaattgtaattgaaatagtgttttaaataaaataaaaattacaacccttcttctttaatatgtttgcaatatgttagtttattttaaataaacaatatgtgTTGTATATGTAGTATGTCTACACCAGGTGGCAGCAGTTCGAAAAAGAAAGGCGTCAGAGGTAAATACAAGGGCAAGAATATTGAGGAGGAGCTCTCCAAAACACAATCTGCCAAGTTATCGATTGAGGTGCACGCAGAGACTGGCACCCCCGTAGGCAAAAAcggaaaaaaattcaacaatatggccaaatggatgactcggatgtctatccccattaataaattcaatgggaagatgtcagtagagctgacatcaacgcactctgggatagacttgaggtatgccttaataatttttttaatttctaaattactatactcttattaaattgtaattaatgtattaatgtgTAACTTTTTGCAGACCAAGTTTGTCCTCCCAAGAGATAACCCTACATTCGTAGACTACGGTGAGTACGAGATGTCAAAGGGTTTACGTGACTGGAGGGCAGACTGCAAGAAGAAGTGGATACAAAACATTGAGGAGCTTGGATAGGAGAGGGCCGACATGTCACCTCCTGAGGGAGTAACTCAAGAGGTGCGGAGTGACTGCATCGCTTATTGGAGCACAGACAAacaaaatgtatattttttaaaatttctaattttggtaatgtttaatttatatagtcaataataaataattaattgttagaaaaattattaatttcaggcgagagcagcgaaaaataaagaaagtcggggtgagatgaaatttctaggaggctggggctccaagcctattgtttcacatgttgtcgagggggtaagtttatatttaactatcattcatttaaatttttctagtaaaataacaatactaatatattttctcttgaaaataggctaaccccgacacaggagaactgccaactgcggtggaaacttttcaaaagtttcaccataaaggcaacgattggcgcaacgagttcgcgcaacaagcttacgtaagt is a genomic window of Cannabis sativa cultivar Pink pepper isolate KNU-18-1 chromosome 9, ASM2916894v1, whole genome shotgun sequence containing:
- the LOC133031249 gene encoding uncharacterized protein LOC133031249, whose protein sequence is MRYFPLTPRLKRLYCSRHTAEDMRWHYSQRPKEDGVLRHPADAEEWKQFDRLHPSFDVEPSNVRLGLATDGFNPFGNMSNSYSLWPVICVPYNLPPWKCMSSESLLLTLLIPGPSSLGKDIDVFMRPLIDELKQLWETGVETRDAYNGTVFSMRAAVLWTINDFPAYALMSGWSTKGYMACPTCNEHTPSIGLNSKIGYVGHRRFLEMSDPRRRSKKYNGKPEKRAPPPVLTGDDILSQLDRIPLTLPGKHKQFGGVKRKRSSEELNWSKKSIFFELEYWKSKSLRHNLDVMHIEKNVCDSLVGTLLSIDGKSKDTDKARMDLQDLQIRRELWLYEDRNGKWKKPPASYTLSVQEQIEFADFIKSVRFPGGFAANLDKNVNLDTGKISGLKSHDCHVLLQRLLPAGIRKFLKKEIRDTIIELCVYFKQLCSRTLHVSDLEKMQTNILTILCKLETIFPPTFFDIMVHVVMHLPKEAILGGPVQYRWMYPIERSMSVYKQYVRNRARPEGSIAESFVVNEALTFCSMYFREVETRFNRPDRNNDIVQNMPTR